Proteins co-encoded in one Oscillatoria sp. FACHB-1407 genomic window:
- a CDS encoding cytochrome c oxidase subunit II: MTVYAVLVTFASLWMAKQAYSWFPPEAAAEAKLLDDLFSLFTGLGTFIYLGVIGPFIYSLIFHRAEKYDLSDGPDIEGNTWLEIIWTVTPLILVVTLSFVSYRTYEKMSIRGPMELVHLHMPQMVEPAYAEPFDSTPQQEIQEAVETSPIEEIDVVAKQWAWIFHYPNQDVTSTELHLPVDRRVRFKLHSEDVLHGFYVPAFRLSQYVVPHEDIDFELTPVKIGTYRLRDSMYSGTYFAANQTDVVVQSASDYQQWLADAAAQTPTPAFNPANYEYSQVFEPGSGNTKDKVAVRGWATIPPAPPPVVNYAPKHEPESPPV; encoded by the coding sequence ATGACGGTCTACGCTGTCCTGGTCACATTTGCCAGTCTTTGGATGGCAAAGCAAGCTTATTCCTGGTTTCCGCCAGAGGCAGCAGCGGAAGCAAAACTGCTAGATGATCTGTTCAGTCTTTTTACTGGGTTAGGCACCTTCATTTATTTGGGAGTGATTGGCCCGTTTATCTACTCGCTGATCTTTCACCGAGCGGAAAAGTATGACCTGAGTGATGGGCCTGACATTGAAGGCAACACCTGGTTGGAGATCATCTGGACTGTAACACCGCTCATTCTGGTGGTGACGCTTTCCTTTGTCAGCTATCGTACCTACGAAAAAATGTCGATTCGTGGACCAATGGAGCTAGTGCATCTGCACATGCCTCAAATGGTGGAACCTGCCTATGCTGAACCGTTTGACAGCACGCCTCAGCAAGAAATTCAAGAGGCTGTAGAAACGTCTCCCATTGAGGAAATCGATGTAGTAGCAAAACAATGGGCATGGATATTTCACTACCCAAACCAGGATGTAACCAGTACAGAATTGCATCTCCCGGTCGATCGCCGCGTTCGGTTTAAACTGCACTCAGAAGATGTATTGCACGGGTTTTACGTTCCAGCGTTTCGCTTGAGTCAGTATGTGGTGCCCCATGAAGACATTGATTTTGAACTAACCCCCGTCAAAATTGGCACTTATCGATTACGGGACTCAATGTATAGCGGCACTTATTTTGCTGCAAATCAGACTGATGTAGTAGTCCAGTCTGCGAGCGATTACCAACAGTGGCTAGCCGATGCAGCGGCTCAAACCCCTACTCCTGCGTTTAACCCTGCGAACTACGAATACAGCCAAGTCTTTGAACCCGGATCGGGTAACACCAAGGACAAGGTAGCTGTTCGTGGGTGGGCAACGATTCCGCCAGCACCACCGCCTGTTGTGAACTACGCGCCCAAACACGAGCCGGAAAGCCCACCCGTGTAA
- a CDS encoding DUF2231 domain-containing protein — protein MNPDLLQQWDSLGANGLPYVIPIHPQLVHLTLGLFIVAIAFDVVGALFPVDRAAFKYLAIPVTRSALFDVGWYNLLASAIITFFTVIAGLFEVSLAVPLADVTSAWGFHALETMIMHGVGGVLILTLIVAMTVWRGFQRFNWRKDMARQVQWSYLAAGLFVFVLMFVQGTLGAHLGAEFGVHVTADQLLHLGENPNQL, from the coding sequence ATGAATCCAGACCTGCTACAACAGTGGGATAGTTTGGGAGCTAATGGGTTGCCATACGTCATTCCCATTCATCCTCAATTGGTGCATTTGACACTGGGCTTATTTATTGTGGCGATCGCCTTTGATGTTGTCGGGGCGTTGTTTCCTGTCGATCGAGCAGCTTTTAAGTATCTCGCTATTCCTGTTACTCGCTCTGCCCTGTTTGATGTCGGTTGGTATAACCTGCTGGCATCTGCCATCATCACCTTTTTCACTGTCATCGCAGGCTTATTTGAAGTGTCTCTGGCTGTGCCGCTTGCAGATGTCACCAGTGCCTGGGGATTTCACGCCTTAGAAACCATGATCATGCATGGTGTAGGGGGTGTCTTAATCTTGACGTTGATTGTAGCAATGACGGTTTGGCGAGGCTTTCAACGGTTTAACTGGCGCAAAGATATGGCAAGACAGGTGCAGTGGAGCTATCTAGCGGCAGGCTTATTTGTGTTTGTGCTGATGTTTGTCCAGGGAACGTTGGGCGCACATCTTGGTGCTGAGTTTGGCGTTCACGTCACAGCAGATCAACTGTTGCATTTAGGTGAGAACCCCAATCAGTTGTAG
- a CDS encoding DUF2231 domain-containing protein → MFNYLPPLNEHNLPYPDTIHPIVVHFVIAMVLFAFLCDIIGYFTRNPKLYEVSWWNLAFATVSIFIAVIFGQIEAGLAEPYAASVSTLNAHTVLGWSLTAILAVITGWRYVIRLQERPQLPIPYWGASVLLVALVFVQSYWGTLLVWVYGLHTIPVVDAIREGLS, encoded by the coding sequence GTGTTTAATTATCTTCCTCCGCTCAACGAGCACAACCTGCCCTACCCCGATACGATTCACCCAATCGTGGTGCATTTTGTGATCGCGATGGTGTTGTTTGCTTTTCTCTGCGATATCATTGGCTACTTTACTCGTAACCCAAAATTATATGAGGTGAGTTGGTGGAACCTCGCATTTGCAACCGTTTCAATCTTCATTGCTGTAATTTTTGGGCAGATTGAGGCAGGTTTAGCAGAACCCTACGCAGCATCAGTTTCAACGCTCAATGCCCATACCGTTCTGGGGTGGTCATTGACGGCTATTCTGGCAGTGATTACCGGATGGCGATATGTCATTCGGCTGCAAGAAAGACCCCAGTTACCCATTCCTTACTGGGGTGCCAGTGTGTTATTAGTTGCGCTGGTGTTTGTCCAGTCCTACTGGGGAACGTTGCTGGTCTGGGTTTATGGCTTGCACACAATTCCCGTTGTAGATGCCATTCGGGAGGGTCTGTCATGA
- a CDS encoding MFS transporter: protein MTHSLEETIAEATMAPLSQTISDLTPPLGTRPQRLPTIISKDEIRSSLRASTLDGIFATLFSTITGGVLLNNFLVELEATPFQIGMLASMPMLANLLQPLGAYWADCTTSRRLYGLWVYGISRLLWLPLAIAIILYGHPAHPQQMIVATLVVMLATHVLAAIGSASWLSWLATLVPRQLRGRYFGFRNSTFSLTSFIALPVLGVAISDWSGGSIQGFGVMVVVGVIAGLISLGFQSRMTDVNPQAYRLMTFKPALLPPTPLKSDSLELSPLATQENLGEDTVAHAASQLTEPANLAIAHFAEMSPETAHSSILNNTQFLLYLLYFGAWAFGVNVCNPFFNLYLLDNLALDLSWVTLYNALGAIANLLMLLVWGKLADRIGNRPILLLDGLLVAVTPLLWLGTGANISSIWLWFPLLHLLGGGTGAAIDLCINNLQLAIAPIQHHTKYFALTAAIGGVAGAAGALVGGWLAQLTDVGGMTGVFALSSVLRLVALLPLVWLQEPQGQKL from the coding sequence TTGACACATTCGTTAGAAGAAACGATCGCAGAAGCGACGATGGCTCCTTTAAGCCAGACGATTTCAGACCTCACCCCTCCCCTGGGCACTCGACCTCAACGTCTCCCCACAATCATCTCAAAAGACGAAATTCGCTCTAGTCTTCGTGCGTCAACCCTCGATGGCATCTTTGCCACACTTTTTTCTACCATCACCGGGGGGGTGTTACTCAACAACTTTTTAGTCGAGCTAGAGGCGACCCCCTTTCAGATCGGCATGTTAGCTTCGATGCCGATGCTGGCAAACCTGCTGCAACCGCTAGGAGCCTATTGGGCCGATTGCACCACCAGTCGTCGGCTCTATGGGCTTTGGGTCTATGGCATCTCGCGTTTGCTCTGGTTGCCCCTGGCGATCGCCATCATCCTTTACGGACACCCTGCCCATCCCCAACAGATGATTGTGGCAACCCTGGTGGTGATGTTAGCGACTCATGTGCTGGCTGCGATCGGCAGTGCCTCCTGGCTCTCCTGGCTAGCGACCTTGGTTCCCCGACAGTTGCGAGGACGCTACTTTGGCTTCCGCAACAGCACCTTTAGCCTCACCAGTTTTATTGCGCTACCTGTGCTGGGGGTGGCGATCTCCGATTGGTCAGGGGGCAGCATTCAGGGGTTTGGTGTAATGGTGGTGGTCGGCGTGATCGCAGGGCTAATCAGCCTCGGCTTTCAATCGCGCATGACCGATGTGAATCCCCAGGCATATCGGTTAATGACGTTTAAGCCTGCCCTTCTTCCCCCGACACCGCTCAAATCTGACTCGTTAGAACTCAGTCCCTTAGCCACTCAAGAGAATCTTGGAGAGGATACTGTCGCTCATGCGGCTTCTCAGTTAACCGAACCAGCTAACCTGGCGATCGCCCATTTTGCTGAGATGTCCCCTGAAACCGCTCATTCCAGCATTCTCAATAACACCCAGTTCTTGCTATATCTGCTGTATTTTGGTGCCTGGGCATTTGGTGTGAATGTCTGCAACCCGTTTTTTAACTTGTATTTGCTCGATAACCTGGCGTTGGATTTGAGTTGGGTAACGCTCTATAACGCGCTGGGGGCGATCGCCAATCTGCTGATGTTGCTGGTCTGGGGCAAACTGGCAGACCGCATCGGCAATCGTCCGATCTTGCTGCTGGACGGGTTGTTGGTTGCTGTTACACCGCTTTTGTGGCTGGGCACGGGGGCTAACATTTCCTCGATTTGGCTGTGGTTCCCACTGTTGCACCTGTTGGGTGGGGGCACGGGAGCCGCAATCGACCTGTGTATCAACAATCTGCAATTGGCGATCGCCCCGATTCAACACCACACAAAATATTTTGCTTTGACAGCGGCGATCGGCGGAGTCGCTGGGGCAGCAGGAGCCTTAGTCGGTGGATGGTTAGCCCAACTGACCGACGTAGGGGGCATGACAGGAGTATTTGCGCTCTCTAGTGTGTTGCGCCTTGTAGCACTATTGCCGTTGGTGTGGTTGCAGGAACCACAAGGGCAAAAGCTATAG
- a CDS encoding erythromycin esterase family protein, with the protein MVVIPDDPQWMAIATLVDAIQQVAHPFTGERQYYDQLLDAIGDAQLVLIGEASHGTHEFYQHRAELTKRLIQEKGFVAVAVEADFPNADRVDRFVRGVSNDTTPMEALGEFQDFPQWMWRNVDVLHFVDWLQQYNDTRPSYSAKVGFYGLDLYSMYASMDAVLTYLEQVDPEAAKQARHRYACFDHAGEDSQSYGYAATTGLSSPCEDEAVNQLVELQRRMGEYTQQTDIAADSTLTADEFFYAEQNARLVKNAEAYYRSMFQGRENSWNVRDRHMAETLDHLVDHLQRQGKQPKIVLWAHNSHLGDARATDMKAAGEWNVGQLVRERYGHDAFLLGFTTYSGTVTAASHWGDPPEFKQVRPALPDSYEAIFHQVGLPQFWLDLRQNNSAILGLQIPRLERAIGVVYLPRSERRSHYFQAQLPAQFDVVIHLDDTHAVQPLDRPDSIEAGDHPPETFPSGL; encoded by the coding sequence ATGGTTGTGATACCCGATGACCCTCAGTGGATGGCGATCGCCACCCTGGTTGATGCCATTCAGCAGGTGGCTCATCCCTTCACTGGAGAAAGGCAGTACTACGATCAGTTGCTTGACGCTATTGGGGATGCTCAATTGGTGTTGATTGGCGAAGCCTCTCACGGCACGCATGAGTTTTATCAACACCGTGCCGAGTTGACCAAGCGATTGATTCAAGAAAAGGGCTTTGTTGCGGTGGCGGTGGAGGCAGATTTTCCCAATGCTGATCGGGTCGATCGCTTTGTCCGGGGAGTTAGCAACGACACAACTCCAATGGAAGCTCTGGGCGAGTTTCAAGACTTTCCCCAGTGGATGTGGCGCAATGTCGATGTCTTGCACTTTGTGGATTGGTTGCAACAATACAACGATACCCGACCCAGCTACAGTGCAAAAGTGGGGTTCTATGGGCTAGATCTCTACAGCATGTATGCCTCTATGGATGCAGTGTTGACCTATTTAGAACAGGTTGACCCAGAAGCGGCAAAACAGGCACGTCATCGCTATGCTTGCTTTGACCACGCGGGAGAAGACTCCCAAAGTTATGGATATGCTGCCACCACTGGGTTGAGTAGTCCGTGTGAAGACGAAGCGGTAAATCAACTTGTGGAATTGCAGCGACGCATGGGTGAGTACACCCAACAGACGGACATTGCAGCAGATAGCACCCTGACTGCCGATGAGTTTTTTTACGCGGAACAGAATGCTCGTCTGGTCAAAAATGCAGAAGCTTATTACCGCTCGATGTTTCAAGGTCGGGAAAACTCCTGGAATGTGCGCGATCGCCACATGGCAGAGACGTTAGACCACCTGGTAGACCACCTGCAACGCCAGGGAAAACAGCCCAAGATTGTGCTCTGGGCACATAACTCTCACCTGGGTGATGCGCGGGCAACCGACATGAAAGCCGCAGGCGAGTGGAACGTCGGGCAACTGGTGCGCGAACGCTATGGACACGACGCTTTTTTACTTGGGTTCACCACCTACAGCGGCACAGTAACGGCAGCATCTCACTGGGGCGACCCACCCGAATTTAAGCAGGTGCGTCCGGCGTTGCCCGATAGCTACGAAGCCATTTTTCATCAGGTGGGCTTGCCGCAGTTTTGGCTCGATCTGCGTCAGAACAATTCAGCTATCCTGGGGCTACAAATTCCACGATTAGAACGGGCGATCGGAGTGGTTTACTTACCCCGCAGCGAGCGGCGGAGCCATTACTTTCAGGCTCAACTTCCGGCTCAGTTTGACGTGGTGATCCACCTTGACGACACCCATGCCGTACAGCCACTCGATCGCCCCGACTCCATCGAAGCTGGAGACCATCCCCCAGAAACCTTTCCCTCTGGGCTATAG
- a CDS encoding aldo/keto reductase family protein has product MEYRHLGKHGIRVSEVCLGSWLTYGGATAEETARQCIERAYDLGINFFDTANVYARGEAEKIVGKVLRQYPRESYVLATKVYFPMGDGPNDRGLSRKHILEQCDASLKRLGLDYIDLYQAHRYDSTVPLAETLMAFDHLVKQGKILYYGVSEWSAGQLAHAADLTRLANLAPIASNQPRYHMLDRTIEKEVLPLCRREGIGTINYSPLAQGLLTGKYKPGQPLPEGSRASDPKQNMFLNDGELDHHQLIKVQRLMPIAEQEGLSLSQLALAWCLRHPELSSVIIGASKPTQVEENVVASGHPLSAATIQRIEEVLEAEMSDRVTVGA; this is encoded by the coding sequence ATGGAATATCGGCATTTAGGGAAACACGGCATTCGCGTCTCAGAGGTTTGTCTGGGGTCATGGCTCACCTATGGCGGTGCAACGGCAGAAGAGACTGCCCGTCAATGTATTGAGCGAGCCTATGATTTGGGCATTAATTTCTTTGATACGGCGAATGTCTACGCCAGGGGCGAAGCCGAAAAAATTGTCGGAAAGGTGCTGCGTCAGTATCCTCGCGAATCCTATGTTTTAGCAACTAAAGTTTATTTCCCGATGGGGGATGGACCCAACGATCGCGGCTTATCACGCAAACACATTTTGGAGCAATGTGATGCCAGTTTAAAGCGGTTGGGGTTAGATTACATCGACCTTTATCAAGCCCATCGATATGACTCGACGGTTCCATTGGCGGAAACCTTGATGGCATTTGACCATCTGGTGAAACAAGGAAAAATTTTGTATTACGGGGTTTCTGAATGGAGTGCCGGACAACTCGCCCATGCTGCCGATTTGACTCGTCTGGCAAATCTTGCCCCGATCGCCTCTAATCAACCGCGTTATCACATGCTCGATCGCACGATTGAGAAAGAGGTGTTGCCGCTGTGCCGTCGTGAGGGCATCGGCACCATCAACTACTCTCCGCTGGCGCAGGGTTTGCTGACAGGCAAATACAAACCCGGTCAACCTCTGCCAGAAGGATCACGGGCAAGTGACCCCAAACAAAATATGTTTTTGAACGATGGCGAACTGGATCACCACCAGTTAATCAAGGTGCAGCGATTGATGCCCATTGCCGAGCAGGAAGGCTTGAGCTTGAGCCAGTTAGCCCTTGCCTGGTGCTTGCGTCATCCGGAATTAAGCAGTGTGATTATTGGTGCAAGCAAACCCACCCAGGTCGAAGAAAACGTCGTCGCATCCGGTCATCCACTATCTGCCGCAACAATTCAACGGATTGAGGAAGTGCTGGAAGCAGAGATGAGCGATCGCGTTACTGTTGGTGCCTAA
- a CDS encoding SDR family NAD(P)-dependent oxidoreductase: MHINYDSLFRLIAFAIALFPVFLLLDRWWREQTYDLRRKTVLITGGSRGLGLVMARQLVDAGARVAICARDEAELERARTDLEQRGGTVVALTC; the protein is encoded by the coding sequence ATGCATATCAACTATGACAGCCTCTTCAGGCTGATCGCCTTTGCGATCGCCCTTTTTCCCGTTTTTCTACTGCTCGATCGGTGGTGGCGCGAACAAACCTACGACCTCCGCCGCAAAACTGTCCTGATTACCGGAGGGTCACGCGGGTTGGGTCTGGTGATGGCACGTCAGTTGGTCGATGCAGGTGCGCGGGTGGCGATCTGTGCGCGAGATGAAGCTGAACTCGAACGGGCACGCACCGACCTGGAGCAACGAGGCGGAACCGTTGTTGCATTGACCTGTTGA